From a region of the Sporosarcina ureilytica genome:
- a CDS encoding ABC transporter permease, with product MVLYILKRFFMMIVTILIIATLTFFLMHKIPGSPFDEERTSNPAIQENLERFYKLDQPVSVQYVHYLKSIATFDFGPSIKKPNETVNSLLARGFPISLELGLVTILVAIISGVILGTFAALRHNGIIDYLAMTFAVIGISVPNFVLATLLIQKVAVDWQLLPPATWSSPLHMILPTFALATGPTAIIARLTRSSMLEVLTQDYIKMARAKGLSPFRIVTRHALRNALMPVVTIMGTMLAGILTGTFVIEKIFAIPGMGKYFVDSINNRDYPVIMGTTVFYSAFLVFMLFLVDIVYGFLDPRIKLHKKEGDV from the coding sequence ATGGTATTGTACATACTTAAACGCTTTTTTATGATGATTGTTACAATCCTTATCATTGCAACATTGACATTCTTTTTAATGCATAAAATTCCAGGTTCACCGTTTGACGAGGAGCGAACTTCGAATCCAGCTATCCAGGAAAACTTAGAACGATTTTATAAATTAGACCAGCCAGTCTCTGTGCAATATGTACATTACTTAAAATCGATTGCAACGTTTGATTTTGGTCCTTCTATTAAAAAACCAAATGAGACAGTGAATAGTTTACTTGCGCGGGGGTTTCCAATTTCATTGGAGCTTGGGCTCGTGACCATTCTCGTTGCAATTATTTCCGGGGTAATACTAGGGACATTTGCTGCACTGCGGCATAATGGCATCATCGATTATCTAGCAATGACCTTTGCTGTCATTGGGATTTCTGTCCCGAACTTTGTCCTTGCAACGTTGTTAATTCAAAAGGTTGCGGTCGATTGGCAATTGCTCCCCCCCGCTACGTGGAGTAGTCCATTGCATATGATTTTACCGACCTTTGCCCTAGCAACAGGACCGACAGCCATTATCGCACGTTTAACGAGGTCTAGTATGTTGGAAGTGTTAACCCAAGATTATATTAAAATGGCACGTGCAAAAGGGCTTTCACCGTTTCGAATTGTAACTAGACATGCCTTACGAAATGCGTTAATGCCTGTCGTGACAATTATGGGAACGATGCTTGCAGGGATTTTAACAGGAACGTTTGTGATCGAGAAAATCTTTGCAATTCCGGGGATGGGAAAGTATTTCGTAGACAGTATTAATAATCGTGATTATCCAGTGATTATGGGAACGACTGTGTTTTATAGTGCTTTTCTTGTTTTTATGCTATTCCTTGTTGACATTGTTTATGGTTTTCTTGATCCGCGAATTAAATTGCATAAGAAGGAGGGGGATGTGTAA
- a CDS encoding ABC transporter permease: MTKSGQELGTRKSVQDEWFKPLKKEVHQAESVVRPSISYWRDAWQRLQKNKLAMTGLFFLSLLTLFAVLGPILSPHSVTEMNLPNQNLPPSATHWFGTDEMGRDVFTRTWYGARISLFVGVMAALIDFFIGIIYGGISGYKGGLTDTIMMRIIEVLYGLPHLLVVILLLVVMGPSLTTIIIALTITGWVGMARIVRGQVLQIKNYEFITATKSYGATTPRIIRKHLLPNTMGPIIVQMTLTVPSAIFAEAFLSFLGLGIQAPFASWGVMANDALPVILSGHWWRLFFPAFFISMTMFAFNVLGDGMQDALDPKLRR; this comes from the coding sequence ATGACCAAAAGTGGACAAGAGCTTGGAACACGTAAAAGTGTTCAAGACGAATGGTTTAAACCACTTAAAAAAGAGGTTCATCAAGCCGAGTCGGTTGTTCGTCCCTCTATCTCCTATTGGCGAGATGCATGGCAACGACTGCAGAAAAATAAGCTTGCGATGACGGGATTATTCTTCCTTTCCTTGTTGACGCTTTTTGCAGTGTTGGGTCCTATTTTATCGCCCCACTCCGTTACGGAAATGAACTTACCGAACCAAAATTTGCCTCCGTCAGCGACCCATTGGTTTGGGACCGATGAAATGGGGAGAGATGTTTTTACACGGACCTGGTACGGGGCAAGGATCTCGTTGTTTGTGGGCGTTATGGCAGCGTTAATCGATTTTTTTATTGGTATCATTTACGGCGGCATTAGCGGCTATAAAGGTGGATTGACCGATACGATTATGATGCGGATTATTGAAGTGTTATATGGGCTTCCACACTTACTCGTTGTCATTTTATTGTTAGTCGTGATGGGGCCAAGCCTAACGACAATCATTATTGCCTTAACGATTACAGGTTGGGTTGGCATGGCGCGTATTGTAAGGGGACAGGTTTTGCAAATTAAAAACTATGAGTTTATCACAGCAACGAAGTCGTACGGTGCAACCACACCTAGAATTATTCGAAAACACCTACTTCCAAATACAATGGGACCGATTATCGTTCAAATGACATTAACAGTCCCGAGTGCTATTTTTGCGGAAGCATTTTTAAGTTTTCTTGGACTAGGGATACAAGCCCCCTTTGCCAGTTGGGGAGTGATGGCCAATGACGCCTTGCCTGTCATTTTGTCAGGGCATTGGTGGCGTTTATTTTTCCCGGCATTTTTCATCTCAATGACGATGTTTGCGTTTAATGTGCTCGGAGATGGCATGCAAGATGCACTGGATCCGAAATTAAGGAGGTGA